Proteins encoded in a region of the Halostella limicola genome:
- a CDS encoding TRAM domain-containing protein: MADCPLADDCPSFSERIEGMGCQHYGDRGGKEWCNHYSQPIDDLKTQPVKPQEELVVDVTDIHESGAGVGRTEDGFIVLVDGVLPESRAKVKITNVHSNHARAEEVERLPMDADEEETEEETGDDAATADADADEEDDGGRRGPDRERLGSRDNFWGS; this comes from the coding sequence ATGGCGGACTGTCCACTCGCCGACGACTGCCCCAGTTTCTCCGAGCGGATCGAGGGAATGGGGTGTCAGCACTACGGCGACCGCGGCGGCAAGGAGTGGTGCAACCACTACAGCCAGCCGATAGACGACCTGAAGACCCAGCCGGTGAAGCCCCAGGAGGAACTCGTCGTGGACGTCACGGACATCCACGAGAGCGGCGCGGGCGTCGGCCGCACCGAGGACGGCTTCATCGTCCTCGTCGACGGCGTGCTCCCGGAGTCCCGCGCGAAGGTGAAGATCACCAACGTCCACTCCAACCACGCCCGCGCCGAGGAGGTCGAGCGTCTCCCGATGGACGCGGACGAGGAGGAGACCGAGGAGGAGACCGGCGACGACGCCGCGACGGCCGACGCCGATGCTGACGAGGAGGACGACGGCGGGCGACGCGGGCCCGACCGCGAGCGCCTCGGCAGCCGCGACAACTTCTGGGGATCCTGA